A region of Salvelinus alpinus chromosome 24, SLU_Salpinus.1, whole genome shotgun sequence DNA encodes the following proteins:
- the LOC139551885 gene encoding arrestin-C-like → MSKVYKKTSGNGALTLYLGKRDYVDHVQNVDSIEGVVKIDPADLGGKKVFVQLACAFRYGREDLDVIGLSFRKDIWFKHLQLYPAADHKPTLTPMHDCLLKKAGEQGHAFTFDIPINLPCSVTLQPGPDDAGKACGVDFEVKTYISDVADPEEKLDKKDTARLIVRKIQFAPDATGAPGPKADICKSFMMSDKPVHLEASLDKEIYYHGDPINVNVKVKNETTKTVTKIKVTVDQTTDVVLYSADKYTKTVLCQEFGETIDANSTFDKSLTITPLLADNKEKRGLALDGRLKDEDTNLASNTIMRDGMDKEVLGILVSYKIKVNLMVSSGGLLGGLTASDVQVELPLILMNPKPQGKRSPGGRVKVSFYPTDL, encoded by the exons ATGTCAAA GGTATACAAAAAAACCTCTGGGAATGGCGCA CTTACCCTTTACCTGGGAAAGAGAGACTACGTCGACCATGTTCAGAATGTGGACTCCATCG AGGGAGTGGTGAAAATTGATCCTGCAGACCTTGGAGGCAAGAAAG TGTTTGTGCAGCTGGCCTGTGCTTTCCGTTATGGCCGTGAGGACCTGGATGTCATTGGACTGTCCTTCAGGAAAGACATCTGGTTCAAGCACCTCCAGTTGTACCCTGCTGCTGACCACAAACCCACCCTCACTCCCATGCATGACTGCCTGCTCAAGAAGGCAGGAGAGCAGGGCCATGCCTTCACTTTCGACATTCCCATAAACCTTCCCTGCTCTGTCACACTCCAGCCAGGACCAGATGATGCTGGAAAG GCTTGCGGTGTGGACTTTGAAGTGAAGACCTACATTTCAGATGTGGCAGACCCAGAAGAGAAACTTGACAAGAA AGACACTGCCCGTCTGATCGTCCGTAAGATCCAGTTTGCTCCAGATGCAACTGGTGCTCCTGGTCCCAAGGCTGACATCTGCAAGAGCTTCATGATGTCTGACAAGCCTGTCCACCTGGAGGCCTCTCTGGATAAGGAG ATCTATTACCATGGAGATCCGATCAATGTCAACGTCAAAGTCAAGAATGAAACCACCAAAACAGTGACAAAAATTAAAGTCACCG TTGACCAGACTACAGATGTGGTGCTCTACTCTGCGGACAAATACACCAAAACCGTACTTTGTCAAGAGTTTGG AGAGACAATAGATGCCAATAGCACATTTGATAAATCCCTCACCATCACCCCCCTACTGGCCGACAACAAGGAGAAGCGCGGTCTGGCGCTGGACGGCAGACTTAAAGATGAGGACACAAACCTAGCCTCCAACACTAT TATGAGGGACGGTATGGATAAAGAAGTGTTGGGAATCTTGGTCTCCTACAAAATCAAGGTCAACTTGATGGTGTCTTCAGGAGG CTTGTTGGGAGGTCTCACAGCCAGTGACGTACAGGTGGAGCTCCCCTTGATCCTCATGAACCCCAAACCCCAAGGTAAA AGGTCTCCCGGTGGGAGAGTGAAGGTGAGCTTCTATCCGACAGACTTATAG